A single window of Mycolicibacterium aurum DNA harbors:
- a CDS encoding tetratricopeptide repeat protein, with amino-acid sequence MADDAAAPDGELTKPDSSASEGKSSAVEPQSEAVDEATTDAEVTEDADVTDDADVVEDTDADPDDAEATADVAPARTPMSHVKLALIAGIVGVLALASLAGWLGYRTYESNRAEEQRAVFLQVGRQGALNLTTIDWQSAEADVQRILDSATGTFYDDFQQRAEPFVQVVKQAQSKSVGTVAEAGLESASADEAQVLVAVTVQTTNAGAPEPQPRAWRMRISVQEIDGQAKVSNVEFVP; translated from the coding sequence ATGGCAGACGATGCTGCTGCCCCCGACGGGGAACTGACGAAGCCGGACAGCTCGGCTTCGGAGGGCAAGTCCAGCGCCGTCGAACCACAGTCGGAAGCCGTCGATGAGGCAACCACCGACGCCGAAGTCACCGAAGACGCCGACGTCACCGACGACGCCGACGTCGTCGAGGACACGGACGCCGATCCGGACGACGCGGAGGCGACGGCCGACGTCGCTCCGGCCCGCACCCCGATGTCGCATGTCAAGCTGGCGCTGATCGCGGGCATCGTCGGCGTGCTGGCGCTGGCGAGCCTCGCCGGCTGGCTGGGTTACCGGACCTATGAGTCCAACCGCGCCGAGGAACAGCGCGCCGTCTTCCTGCAGGTGGGCCGTCAGGGCGCGCTGAACCTCACCACGATCGACTGGCAGAGCGCCGAGGCCGACGTCCAGCGGATCCTCGACTCGGCGACCGGCACCTTCTACGACGACTTCCAGCAGCGGGCAGAGCCGTTCGTCCAAGTGGTCAAGCAGGCGCAGTCGAAATCCGTCGGCACCGTTGCCGAGGCCGGTCTGGAATCCGCCAGCGCGGACGAGGCTCAGGTTCTCGTCGCGGTGACGGTACAGACGACCAACGCGGGCGCACCCGAACCTCAGCCGCGGGCATGGCGGATGCGGATCTCGGTTCAGGAAATCGACGGCCAGGCCAAGGTGTCGAACGTGGAGTTCGTGCCGTGA
- a CDS encoding MCE family protein, producing MTAASVRTGAGVAVLAVALLASGCGWRGLNSVPLPGTEGGGPGSFTIQAQMPDVDNVERNSRVRVGDVNVGTVTEIERQGWNALVTMTLDGDVVLPANATAKIGQTSLLGSQHIELSAPANEPPEGRLKEGTLIPLENAGAFPTTEQALAAVALLLNGGGLGNIGDITEALSVAFTGRENDLRSLIEQLDIAIGHLDDQKNDIITTSESLDNLIGQIADQKPVVDKALRTIPDALAVLRDQRDQLSETLVQLGRFSALAADSVNQTKEALVQELKDLGPVLQSLADAGPALTRSLSFLPTFPFPKETLTNWLRGDYANLSLIVDLTLSRIDQGFFTGTRYECNLTWLELQWGRTIGQMPSPCNHNVPPPGGNPLVAPYRWDQGP from the coding sequence ATGACCGCCGCATCCGTGCGCACCGGGGCCGGCGTCGCGGTGCTCGCCGTGGCTCTGTTGGCGTCCGGATGTGGTTGGCGCGGGCTGAATTCCGTCCCGCTGCCGGGAACCGAGGGCGGCGGTCCCGGTTCCTTCACGATCCAGGCGCAGATGCCCGACGTCGACAACGTCGAACGCAACTCCCGGGTCCGCGTCGGTGACGTCAACGTCGGCACCGTCACCGAGATCGAACGCCAAGGCTGGAACGCGTTGGTGACGATGACACTCGACGGTGATGTCGTGTTGCCCGCCAACGCAACCGCCAAGATCGGCCAGACCAGCCTGTTGGGCTCACAGCACATCGAGTTGTCGGCCCCCGCCAACGAGCCGCCGGAAGGCCGCCTGAAAGAGGGCACGCTGATCCCGCTCGAGAACGCCGGCGCGTTCCCCACCACCGAGCAGGCCCTGGCCGCCGTGGCGCTGCTGCTCAACGGTGGCGGTCTGGGCAACATCGGCGACATCACCGAGGCGCTCAGCGTCGCCTTCACCGGCCGGGAGAACGACCTCCGCAGCCTGATCGAGCAACTCGACATCGCGATCGGGCACCTCGACGACCAGAAGAACGACATCATCACCACCTCGGAGAGCCTCGACAATCTGATCGGGCAGATCGCGGACCAGAAGCCGGTGGTGGACAAGGCGTTACGGACGATCCCCGATGCGCTGGCGGTGTTGCGCGACCAGCGCGACCAGCTGTCGGAGACCCTGGTGCAGCTCGGCAGATTCAGCGCACTGGCCGCCGACTCGGTCAACCAGACCAAGGAAGCGCTCGTCCAGGAACTCAAAGACCTGGGCCCCGTGCTGCAATCGCTGGCCGATGCCGGGCCTGCGCTCACCCGGTCGCTGAGCTTCCTGCCGACGTTCCCCTTCCCGAAGGAGACGCTGACCAACTGGCTGCGGGGCGACTACGCCAACCTGTCGCTGATCGTCGACCTCACACTGAGCCGGATCGACCAGGGTTTCTTCACCGGCACCCGGTATGAGTGCAATCTGACCTGGCTGGAGTTGCAGTGGGGCCGCACGATCGGGCAGATGCCCAGCCCGTGCAACCACAACGTCCCGCCACCTGGCGGTAACCCGCTGGTTGCGCCGTACCGCTGGGATCAGGGGCCATGA
- a CDS encoding MCE family protein, translating to MRVTRQMVIQLAIFSLLATVALGIMVFGYMRVPAMVGIGEYKVTLELPETGGLYQRSNVTYRGSQVGIVDSVDLTDTGVQAVMSLNSDVKIPADLIASVRSQSAVGEQFVELVPQSGTGPELRDGDVIPRDRARVPPDVNSVLELTNSGLRAIPQENLRTVIDESYLAVGGLGPELRRLVNGATTLSIDARANLDSLTTVIDQVQPVLDSQTDTSGSIQAWASNLASITGQLQREDQSVSGVLSSGPGAAEEVRALFDQLQPTLPIVLANLVSVGEVAVTYQPNLEQLLVLLPQGTAVTQAVGVAKNGTKQDYMGDYLTLNLNLNIPPPCNTGFLPPQQQRPPTFEDYPDRPAGDVYCRVPQDGAFNVRGARNIPCVTVPGKRAPTAKMCESSENYVPLNDGYNWKGDPNATLSGQAVPQLPPGSPPADVPPPPGPAPPPVAAAEYDPANGTYVGPDGRVYTQSNLAQGPTEERTWQTMLLPPTGN from the coding sequence ATGCGCGTGACACGACAGATGGTGATCCAGCTCGCGATCTTCTCCCTGCTGGCCACAGTGGCCCTGGGGATCATGGTCTTCGGCTACATGCGCGTGCCCGCGATGGTCGGCATCGGCGAGTACAAGGTGACCCTCGAGCTGCCCGAGACCGGCGGCCTGTACCAGCGGAGCAACGTGACCTACCGCGGGTCCCAGGTCGGCATCGTCGACAGCGTGGACCTCACCGACACCGGTGTGCAGGCGGTGATGTCACTGAACTCGGACGTCAAGATCCCCGCCGACCTGATCGCCTCGGTGCGCAGCCAGTCGGCGGTCGGCGAGCAGTTCGTGGAGCTGGTGCCGCAGAGCGGTACCGGACCCGAACTCCGCGACGGAGACGTCATACCCCGGGACCGGGCGAGGGTGCCACCGGACGTCAACTCCGTCCTTGAACTCACCAACAGCGGTCTGCGGGCGATCCCGCAGGAGAACCTCAGGACCGTCATCGACGAGTCCTACCTCGCCGTCGGCGGGCTCGGTCCGGAACTGCGGCGGTTGGTCAACGGTGCGACGACGTTGTCGATCGACGCCAGGGCGAACCTGGATTCGCTGACGACCGTCATCGACCAGGTCCAGCCGGTGCTGGACTCCCAGACCGACACCTCGGGTTCCATCCAGGCGTGGGCGTCGAACCTGGCGAGCATCACCGGCCAGCTGCAGCGTGAAGACCAGTCGGTGTCGGGCGTGCTCAGCAGCGGGCCCGGTGCGGCCGAAGAGGTCCGAGCGCTGTTCGACCAGCTGCAGCCCACGCTGCCGATCGTGCTCGCCAACCTGGTCAGCGTCGGCGAGGTCGCGGTCACCTATCAACCGAACCTTGAGCAGCTGCTGGTGCTGCTTCCGCAGGGCACCGCGGTCACCCAGGCCGTCGGCGTCGCCAAGAACGGGACCAAACAGGACTACATGGGTGACTACCTCACCCTGAACCTCAATCTCAACATTCCGCCGCCGTGCAACACTGGCTTCCTGCCGCCCCAGCAGCAGCGGCCCCCGACGTTCGAGGATTACCCCGACCGGCCGGCGGGCGATGTGTACTGCCGCGTGCCGCAGGACGGCGCGTTCAACGTGCGCGGCGCGCGCAACATCCCGTGCGTGACGGTGCCGGGTAAGCGCGCACCCACCGCGAAGATGTGTGAGAGCAGCGAGAATTACGTGCCGTTGAACGACGGATACAACTGGAAGGGCGACCCGAACGCGACGTTGTCCGGGCAGGCAGTGCCGCAGTTGCCGCCCGGCTCACCGCCTGCAGACGTGCCTCCGCCGCCGGGGCCTGCTCCGCCACCGGTAGCGGCCGCCGAATACGATCCGGCGAACGGCACGTACGTTGGACCGGACGGACGTGTCTACACACAGTCCAATCTGGCCCAGGGGCCCACAGAGGAGCGAACATGGCAGACGATGCTGCTGCCCCCGACGGGGAACTGA